A stretch of the Saprospiraceae bacterium genome encodes the following:
- a CDS encoding histidine phosphatase family protein: MIFLLIRHLESVKNINEHHFTSLENDEELTVKGMKEGEELARIIGEFILKSSAVIKNIYCANSIRSIETAKIIAYSTNAIVKTYKDLNSIRDNAFAGMSEAEVEKIDPEFMYQLKLYRLGLYNSFQIKHMDQKYPYNQVHLAQSNATK; the protein is encoded by the coding sequence ATGATATTTCTATTGATAAGGCATCTTGAATCGGTAAAAAATATTAATGAGCATCATTTTACTTCTTTGGAAAACGATGAAGAGTTAACAGTTAAAGGGATGAAAGAGGGCGAAGAGTTGGCGAGAATAATTGGCGAATTTATTCTGAAATCCTCAGCGGTTATTAAAAATATATACTGTGCAAATTCAATAAGATCAATCGAGACCGCTAAGATTATAGCTTATTCTACTAATGCAATTGTAAAAACTTATAAGGATTTAAATTCTATACGCGATAATGCCTTTGCCGGAATGTCTGAGGCGGAAGTGGAGAAAATTGACCCAGAATTTATGTATCAACTTAAATTATATCGACTTGGATTGTACAATTCTTTTCAAATTAAACATATGGATCAAAAGTATCCGTATAACCAAGTACATCTTGCACAATCAAATGCCACCAAATAG
- a CDS encoding aminotransferase class I/II-fold pyridoxal phosphate-dependent enzyme encodes MISDDCENLTPKFYREFISSGLTEYERIGLLTAFNFSDGHAYHDIPTVLQPVIDRIELIWKESVSKQVPELEDRFKRALSRVIKSPILGNHSHFSLCPTASNSIDIVGAWLATKNYHVGLLEPVFDNLFLMLRRRNVQISEIQEADLVNLHDLTKKIDGRKLNCLFIINPNNPTGFDLSLQEFQKLCELCTAKGVTMIIDKTFRLYSRRAFDDYHVLTNYGTNYIVIEDTGKTWPTHETKVSLIAYSESIANEIRCLYEEIYLAHSKFSINLLSHLIEETHRIGVKTVIWDEVDIRKERLKKILAGTKLTEIIDERSSPIPLGWINCSETGLTDLQMVNELKKKEITILPGKYFFWNSQDKNIHNIRISLLRSNAIFDKGMESLELALKNL; translated from the coding sequence ATGATAAGTGACGACTGTGAAAACCTTACTCCAAAATTTTATCGTGAATTTATAAGCTCTGGCTTAACTGAATATGAAAGAATCGGACTACTAACGGCTTTCAATTTTTCGGATGGCCATGCATATCATGATATACCTACAGTATTGCAACCTGTAATTGATCGAATTGAATTAATTTGGAAAGAATCGGTCTCTAAGCAAGTGCCTGAATTAGAAGATAGATTTAAAAGGGCCTTATCAAGAGTAATTAAATCGCCAATTCTGGGAAACCATAGTCATTTTTCATTATGCCCAACTGCTTCAAATTCGATTGATATTGTAGGTGCTTGGCTTGCTACAAAAAATTATCACGTTGGTTTATTGGAACCCGTTTTTGATAATTTATTTCTTATGCTACGCAGAAGAAATGTTCAAATAAGTGAAATCCAAGAGGCAGACCTGGTAAACTTACATGACTTAACCAAAAAAATTGATGGTCGAAAATTAAACTGTTTATTTATTATCAATCCAAATAATCCAACAGGTTTTGATTTGAGTCTCCAGGAATTCCAAAAACTTTGTGAATTATGCACAGCTAAAGGAGTAACAATGATTATTGATAAGACATTCAGATTGTATTCACGACGAGCTTTTGATGATTATCATGTATTAACTAACTATGGTACTAATTATATTGTAATTGAAGATACAGGAAAGACTTGGCCAACACATGAGACCAAGGTAAGCTTAATTGCATATTCAGAATCTATTGCAAATGAAATTAGATGTTTATATGAAGAAATATATTTAGCTCATAGTAAATTTTCAATTAATCTTCTAAGCCATTTAATTGAAGAAACACACAGAATAGGAGTTAAAACGGTAATTTGGGACGAAGTGGATATTAGAAAAGAACGGTTAAAGAAAATATTAGCAGGTACTAAATTAACTGAGATCATAGATGAAAGGTCAAGTCCAATTCCATTGGGGTGGATAAATTGTTCTGAAACTGGGTTGACAGATTTACAAATGGTTAATGAATTAAAGAAGAAAGAAATTACTATTCTGCCTGGAAAATATTTTTTTTGGAATTCACAAGATAAAAATATTCACAATATTAGAATTTCTTTGCTTAGATCCAATGCAATTTTTGACAAAGGAATGGAATCTTTAGAACTTGCATTAAAGAATTTATAA
- a CDS encoding IS66 family transposase: MCGSAEIHKKILVLFTYQKGRSAEYFNNHIQGFRGKLQTDGYSVYESCDKNPDFIMFSCWAHARRYFEQALDNDKQRADYVLRQIQILYKIEESAKEQKLSKEERQKWRQENATPVLNNIKEFLDKNVESILPASAIGKAFGYAIKRWDKLLAYTVHGEVEIDNNLIENSIRPLALGRKNYLFAGSDDSAQRSAMVYSLFATCKLHDINPYDWLTDVFHRIKDHPINRISELLPQNWCWSTAKKNIDIVA; encoded by the coding sequence ATATGTGGGTCAGCAGAGATCCACAAAAAAATTTTAGTCCTATTTACTTATCAAAAAGGAAGGTCCGCAGAATATTTTAATAATCATATTCAGGGATTTAGAGGTAAGTTACAAACAGACGGTTATAGCGTTTATGAATCCTGTGATAAAAATCCGGATTTTATTATGTTCAGTTGCTGGGCACATGCCAGAAGATATTTTGAACAAGCACTTGATAATGACAAACAGCGCGCAGATTACGTGTTAAGGCAAATTCAAATTCTTTATAAAATTGAGGAATCTGCCAAAGAACAAAAACTATCCAAAGAAGAGCGACAAAAATGGCGACAAGAAAATGCCACTCCGGTTTTAAATAACATTAAAGAATTTCTTGATAAAAATGTAGAATCTATACTTCCAGCCAGTGCAATTGGAAAAGCTTTTGGATATGCAATCAAACGATGGGATAAGCTACTGGCATATACAGTTCATGGTGAAGTAGAAATTGATAACAACCTTATAGAAAATTCTATCCGTCCTTTAGCTCTGGGTAGAAAGAATTATTTGTTTGCAGGTTCTGACGATTCAGCCCAAAGATCAGCTATGGTTTATTCCTTGTTTGCAACTTGCAAGCTTCATGACATTAACCCATATGATTGGTTAACCGATGTCTTCCACAGAATTAAGGATCATCCTATAAATCGTATCTCAGAACTACTTCCGCAGAATTGGTGCTGGTCAACCGCGAAGAAGAACATTGACATTGTTGCCTAA
- a CDS encoding transposase yields MKINYDLVVVIQDSNKEITNEFLLTQIAEYKKENEYLRHELAQLKRLIFGAKSERFISNEPPLPPNTLFTQTYDDNQPLENLTEEITYTRDKPIHKRGGRKELPAHLKREIIVLEPEGKTDDMKCIGKKVTEELQYIPGVVYVNRYERPKYKDPKSEKIIIAPMPSRVVDKCIAGPDFMAYAIIGKYMDHNPYYRFLQQLKRMHQVDISRSTFGGWGSQYVNALEPIFSAHQKEVLSANYLQTDESPIKVQSDEVKGKCHLGYMWVSRDPQKNFSPIYLSKRKVRRIF; encoded by the coding sequence TTGAAAATAAATTACGATCTTGTTGTTGTGATACAAGATTCAAATAAAGAAATTACAAATGAATTTTTGCTTACGCAAATTGCAGAATACAAGAAGGAAAACGAATACTTACGCCACGAATTAGCGCAATTAAAACGATTAATATTTGGAGCAAAATCAGAGCGATTCATAAGTAATGAACCACCTCTCCCACCGAATACTTTATTTACACAAACGTACGATGACAATCAGCCCTTAGAAAATTTAACTGAGGAAATAACATACACACGAGATAAACCCATTCATAAACGTGGGGGAAGAAAAGAGCTTCCGGCTCATTTAAAGCGGGAAATAATAGTTCTGGAACCCGAAGGAAAAACGGATGATATGAAATGTATTGGCAAAAAAGTCACTGAAGAATTGCAGTACATTCCAGGAGTTGTCTATGTAAATCGCTACGAAAGACCTAAATACAAAGACCCAAAGTCAGAAAAAATAATCATTGCTCCGATGCCCTCAAGGGTCGTTGATAAATGTATAGCAGGGCCTGATTTTATGGCGTATGCTATTATCGGTAAGTATATGGATCATAATCCATATTATAGATTTCTTCAACAACTCAAAAGAATGCATCAAGTGGATATCTCTCGTTCTACATTTGGGGGCTGGGGCAGTCAATATGTGAATGCATTGGAGCCCATTTTTAGTGCTCATCAAAAAGAAGTTCTATCCGCTAATTATTTACAAACTGATGAAAGCCCAATCAAAGTGCAATCAGATGAAGTAAAAGGGAAATGTCATTTAGGATATATGTGGGTCAGCAGAGATCCACAAAAAAATTTTAGTCCTATTTACTTATCAAAAAGGAAGGTCCGCAGAATATTTTAA
- a CDS encoding NAD(P)-binding domain-containing protein codes for MDRANILITGDFDLPIYNESFNVIQLRIPNDDADIIKHLKGMEHYIVGGPEYVNSNILSQAQQLKHIVVMGTGTNSFVDLNAAKTKNIKVENTPSINSNAVAEFALGAIITNLASSFHSKDELLNGRWYQKSHDTLSDITIGIIGLGNIGKKLTIKIKAISSTTQIIYYSRTRNEYFENEYGTKFKNLLELSKECDVIVLCLTYNEQSHNIINSQFLNSAKKNMMIFNFSNPLIIDPIALSKSLHTNSIGFAYFDGYYDEWINNKGAGSDKYGLLNLGSNKFIATSHIAAQAKSVILELLSEAFIKIKEFGLN; via the coding sequence ATGGATCGTGCGAATATTTTAATAACAGGTGATTTTGATTTGCCAATTTATAATGAATCATTTAATGTGATTCAATTAAGGATACCAAACGATGATGCTGATATCATTAAACATTTGAAAGGCATGGAACACTATATTGTTGGTGGCCCTGAATATGTAAATTCCAACATTTTATCTCAGGCACAACAATTAAAACATATTGTCGTTATGGGAACCGGCACAAATAGTTTTGTTGACCTAAACGCCGCCAAAACAAAGAATATTAAAGTTGAAAACACCCCTAGTATTAATTCTAATGCGGTTGCTGAGTTTGCGCTTGGTGCGATTATTACGAATCTTGCGAGTAGTTTCCATTCAAAAGATGAACTTTTAAATGGACGCTGGTATCAAAAATCACATGACACACTTTCCGATATTACTATAGGTATTATTGGTTTAGGTAACATTGGAAAAAAATTAACAATTAAAATTAAAGCTATATCATCCACGACACAAATTATCTATTATTCTAGGACAAGAAATGAATATTTTGAGAATGAATATGGTACGAAATTCAAAAATTTGTTAGAATTATCAAAAGAATGTGATGTTATAGTTCTTTGCCTTACCTATAATGAACAATCTCATAATATTATTAATTCTCAATTTTTAAACTCTGCTAAAAAGAACATGATGATATTTAATTTTAGCAATCCGTTGATTATTGATCCCATAGCTTTGAGTAAATCCCTCCATACCAATAGCATTGGATTTGCTTACTTTGATGGTTACTATGATGAATGGATAAATAATAAAGGAGCAGGATCAGATAAATATGGCCTCTTAAATTTAGGGTCTAATAAATTTATTGCCACATCACATATAGCTGCACAGGCTAAATCTGTGATTTTGGAACTATTATCTGAAGCATTCATTAAGATCAAGGAATTTGGTTTAAACTAA
- the tnpB gene encoding IS66 family insertion sequence element accessory protein TnpB: MIPFTSGHRYFIYTGITDFRKSYDGLFGIIKTIMESNPLSGDVYLFTNKRRNQIRMMVYDTGGLVLLSKRLDRGTFEIMESQTNPIKLNISWTQLMCIMQGIKLSSIRYRKRHIIGEKYLRNNYVN; this comes from the coding sequence TTGATTCCGTTTACTAGCGGACACCGTTATTTTATATATACCGGTATTACAGATTTCCGCAAAAGCTATGACGGACTGTTTGGAATTATTAAAACAATCATGGAAAGTAATCCATTGAGCGGAGACGTATATCTATTTACTAATAAACGGCGTAATCAAATACGGATGATGGTTTACGATACCGGAGGATTAGTATTGTTGAGCAAGCGTTTAGATAGAGGTACCTTTGAAATTATGGAATCACAAACTAATCCTATAAAATTGAACATCAGTTGGACGCAATTAATGTGTATCATGCAGGGCATTAAACTGAGCAGTATTCGTTATAGAAAACGACATATAATTGGCGAAAAATATTTGAGAAATAATTATGTAAATTGA
- a CDS encoding helix-turn-helix domain-containing protein — protein MEVICLEEEAFYMLIETVIKRIKDKEKTKEDKWISPEEAMVKLRIKSKTTLQKLRDEGKIRFSQPEKKIILYDTESIAEYLEKHSK, from the coding sequence ATGGAAGTCATTTGCCTAGAAGAGGAAGCTTTTTATATGCTGATTGAGACTGTAATTAAGCGAATTAAGGATAAAGAAAAGACCAAGGAAGACAAGTGGATTTCTCCAGAAGAAGCAATGGTCAAACTCAGAATTAAAAGCAAAACTACTCTTCAAAAGCTCAGGGATGAAGGAAAAATCCGATTCTCTCAACCAGAGAAAAAGATTATCTTATATGATACAGAATCTATTGCTGAATATTTAGAAAAACATTCAAAATGA
- a CDS encoding serine hydroxymethyltransferase — translation MNSNPKLISIDVFMVTGSMQNNNYWESKMNNLYHLGNDIVEYEHSVINLIASDNAMPRSLSDNPIYSGNIIQEGLIGNRPFAGAKLHDEVEKIACDIACEVFKAEHANLQPHSCSQANQAAYHALLTPGDIVMSLDFRSGGHLTHGLKYNFSGRHFSFINYGVTKEGIIDYQEAEKIALEKRPKLIVCGSSSYPRLFDAQYLRRIADSVNAFLMFDLSHEAGLIAGGVIPNIVGIADVVTMSTDKTLRGPFGGIILCKKEFAESIDKAVHPGTQSSFPIRKITNTAQSLVLTQLADFKHYAQSVLINAKILERGFQSNFLFTYGTDKHYIVINVKDAFGLTGFEAENRLERIGVLTNRQSIPTDLSRRMSEANGLRIGTAWATSRGYDSSDFKEISKIINMVLSSSFQESKLLEIFNYIKVLINKERYNDAWLNN, via the coding sequence GTGAATTCGAACCCTAAATTAATTAGCATTGATGTATTTATGGTAACAGGAAGTATGCAAAACAACAATTATTGGGAAAGTAAAATGAACAACTTATATCATTTAGGGAATGATATTGTTGAATATGAACATAGCGTAATTAATTTAATTGCAAGCGATAATGCAATGCCGCGATCCCTTTCTGATAATCCAATTTATTCTGGTAATATAATTCAGGAGGGCTTAATTGGAAATAGACCATTCGCCGGAGCAAAATTACATGATGAAGTGGAAAAAATTGCTTGCGATATTGCTTGTGAAGTTTTTAAAGCGGAACATGCAAATCTTCAACCGCATTCATGTAGTCAAGCTAATCAGGCCGCCTATCACGCTCTTCTTACTCCTGGAGATATTGTAATGTCTCTTGATTTTCGATCTGGAGGACATCTTACGCACGGCCTTAAGTATAATTTTTCCGGTCGCCATTTTAGTTTTATTAATTATGGTGTAACGAAGGAAGGAATAATTGATTATCAAGAAGCAGAGAAGATAGCTTTAGAAAAAAGACCAAAACTAATTGTTTGTGGTTCGTCTTCGTATCCTCGTTTGTTTGACGCTCAATATCTAAGGCGTATTGCAGACAGTGTCAATGCTTTTCTAATGTTTGATTTATCGCATGAGGCTGGCCTAATTGCCGGTGGTGTTATTCCAAACATTGTTGGAATAGCAGATGTTGTTACAATGTCCACTGATAAAACATTACGAGGGCCATTTGGAGGTATTATTCTTTGTAAAAAAGAATTCGCGGAGTCAATTGATAAAGCAGTACATCCTGGTACACAATCAAGTTTTCCAATTCGCAAAATTACAAATACTGCACAGTCATTAGTATTAACTCAGCTGGCAGATTTTAAGCACTATGCTCAAAGCGTTCTTATAAATGCCAAGATTTTAGAACGAGGATTTCAGAGTAATTTTCTTTTTACATATGGTACAGATAAACACTATATTGTTATCAATGTAAAAGATGCTTTTGGATTAACAGGTTTTGAGGCAGAAAATAGATTAGAAAGAATAGGGGTGCTAACTAATAGGCAATCTATTCCCACAGATTTGTCAAGAAGAATGTCTGAAGCAAACGGTCTTCGAATAGGAACTGCCTGGGCAACTTCCCGCGGATATGATTCTTCAGATTTTAAGGAAATTTCTAAAATCATTAATATGGTTCTATCAAGTTCTTTTCAAGAAAGTAAACTCTTGGAAATATTTAATTATATAAAAGTCCTTATAAATAAGGAAAGATATAACGATGCGTGGTTAAATAATTAA
- a CDS encoding transposase family protein, with the protein MPSQSKEDLILATESALHYYGGVPAAVVTDNLKSAVTKSSKYEPLLNEAFDDFAHHYGFTILPTRAYKPRDKAIVENAVKIVYQRIYNKLRNQTFFSLNQLNAAIHAALEELNNGPLKGLEYSRRQQYEEIERQYMNVLPVMKYEFKKLHYATVAQNGHVFLSENKHYYSVPYQYLKKKVKILYTAKTVEIYYYFELIALHKRAKNPSGCTTDPEHMASTHKFVNEWTYEQFMEWAHSIHENVGLFIHKIFMSKAHPEQAFKSCGQ; encoded by the coding sequence GTGCCCAGCCAGAGCAAAGAAGATTTAATATTGGCTACAGAATCCGCATTGCACTATTACGGAGGAGTTCCTGCTGCTGTGGTGACAGACAACCTCAAATCAGCCGTAACAAAAAGTAGCAAATACGAACCATTGCTCAATGAGGCGTTTGATGATTTTGCCCATCATTATGGATTCACCATATTACCAACACGTGCTTATAAACCACGCGACAAGGCAATCGTCGAAAACGCAGTGAAGATTGTATATCAAAGAATATACAACAAACTTCGGAATCAAACATTCTTTAGCCTCAATCAACTTAATGCAGCCATCCACGCTGCTTTGGAAGAACTAAATAATGGGCCTCTTAAGGGTTTGGAATACAGCCGTAGACAACAGTATGAAGAAATAGAACGCCAATACATGAATGTCTTGCCAGTGATGAAGTATGAATTTAAAAAACTTCATTACGCAACGGTTGCTCAAAACGGACATGTTTTCCTAAGTGAAAATAAGCATTACTACAGCGTACCCTACCAGTACCTAAAAAAGAAAGTGAAGATTTTATATACAGCTAAAACAGTAGAGATCTATTACTACTTTGAACTAATTGCATTGCATAAAAGAGCTAAAAACCCCAGTGGATGTACCACAGACCCCGAACATATGGCTTCTACTCATAAATTTGTTAATGAATGGACCTATGAACAATTTATGGAATGGGCACATAGTATCCATGAAAATGTAGGTCTGTTTATTCATAAAATTTTCATGAGTAAAGCACATCCAGAACAGGCCTTTAAATCCTGTGGCCAGTGA
- a CDS encoding phenylacetate--CoA ligase family protein, which produces MFDPANYTFGIEEIEKHIHRNLKVAETIKMQQRFERKWNSRKVNLELNTSKPRELIDEWQLERISLLIDYVYSNHPFYHQLYSSVGYERGDIVSWDDYNALPTISKQDIISNFPMFKEANIAPSIQACYSSRTSGSSGQVLNVYDDQTMTDQRMLNFFRFHDQILGRPRKSDEWLYDIYLASPAYSSIEGKFPIFTVSNECPIEPILKHIKLIKPTILNAFPSYLLRLGSIVTNPVDLGIKVITTNSESSTQAEREKISSQFEASVFDEYSSIELSLIAAQCRNKKYHIVEDNVRVDVLNPDEGGIGEIVATNLHNTFMPFIRYRQGDIIKISGDQEICPCGNKFRSLKSFMGRTDQVLYSKTIGEVAPDLVMSLYDKTLILVEANIEEFQIVQKKLNEVRIIIVPADKSQEVNQDLLSYFINGLKDIFNDNNLKIIIEKLDRMPPEKSHKRRLIKREFEP; this is translated from the coding sequence ATGTTTGATCCAGCGAATTATACATTCGGAATAGAAGAGATAGAAAAGCATATTCATAGGAACTTGAAAGTTGCAGAAACTATTAAAATGCAACAGAGATTTGAAAGGAAGTGGAATAGCCGTAAAGTGAATCTAGAATTAAATACTTCAAAACCTAGAGAATTAATAGATGAATGGCAATTGGAGAGAATTTCATTATTAATAGATTATGTATATTCTAATCATCCATTTTATCACCAATTATATAGTTCAGTAGGATACGAGCGGGGTGATATTGTTTCGTGGGATGATTATAACGCTCTACCCACAATTTCTAAACAAGATATTATTTCTAATTTTCCAATGTTTAAAGAGGCGAATATTGCACCCTCAATACAAGCATGTTACTCTTCACGAACATCAGGATCTTCAGGACAAGTCCTTAATGTATATGACGATCAAACTATGACTGATCAAAGAATGCTTAATTTTTTTCGCTTTCATGATCAAATACTTGGAAGACCGCGAAAAAGTGATGAATGGTTATATGACATTTATCTTGCTAGCCCTGCTTATTCATCAATTGAAGGTAAGTTTCCCATTTTTACGGTCTCAAATGAGTGTCCCATTGAGCCAATACTTAAACACATCAAATTAATTAAGCCAACCATTCTTAATGCTTTTCCAAGCTATTTGTTAAGGCTTGGATCTATAGTAACAAATCCGGTTGATCTTGGGATAAAAGTAATAACAACCAACTCAGAATCTAGTACACAAGCTGAACGAGAAAAAATAAGTTCTCAATTTGAAGCCAGTGTTTTTGATGAGTATTCCTCTATTGAATTATCTCTCATTGCTGCTCAATGTCGGAATAAAAAATACCATATTGTTGAAGATAATGTTAGGGTTGATGTATTAAATCCAGATGAAGGAGGTATTGGTGAAATAGTTGCAACAAATTTGCATAATACCTTTATGCCTTTTATAAGATACCGGCAGGGAGATATTATTAAAATCTCAGGTGATCAAGAAATATGTCCATGCGGAAATAAATTTAGATCCTTAAAGTCTTTTATGGGTCGAACGGATCAAGTTTTATATAGTAAAACAATTGGTGAGGTTGCACCGGATTTAGTAATGTCCCTTTATGATAAAACACTTATTCTTGTAGAGGCCAATATTGAGGAATTTCAGATTGTTCAAAAAAAGCTTAATGAAGTACGAATTATTATCGTGCCGGCAGATAAATCTCAAGAAGTAAATCAAGATTTACTTTCTTATTTTATTAATGGATTAAAAGATATATTTAATGACAATAATCTAAAAATAATTATTGAAAAATTAGATAGAATGCCACCTGAAAAATCTCATAAACGGAGACTTATTAAACGTGAATTCGAACCCTAA
- a CDS encoding helix-turn-helix domain-containing protein, with translation MEVICLEDEAFYKLVETVVKRIKDKESIKEDRWIPTEKAMEKLHIRSKTTLQKLRDEGKIRFTQPERKIILYDTDSINEYLEKHSKETF, from the coding sequence ATGGAAGTCATTTGTCTTGAAGATGAAGCATTTTACAAGCTTGTGGAAACGGTTGTAAAACGAATCAAAGACAAAGAGTCAATTAAGGAGGATAGGTGGATTCCAACTGAAAAAGCAATGGAGAAACTCCACATTAGAAGCAAAACTACATTGCAAAAATTAAGGGATGAAGGTAAAATCCGGTTCACCCAGCCAGAGCGGAAAATCATTCTTTACGATACTGATTCAATCAATGAATATTTAGAAAAACATTCAAAAGAAACTTTCTAA
- a CDS encoding ATP-binding cassette domain-containing protein encodes MTQLKLHKVSFGYTDLLFENIDFSISDKDRIGIVGDNGSGKSTLLKCIAGIIPDYEGQIEKPKNIRFGFIEQDVPEEIKNLTLYDAIADKIPKEEQSYNLWKVDVTLDLFKAPEVIRQRIIKELSGGWQRLALLARVSMSNPDVLLLDEPTNHLDIGKILVMEEWLKTEVSDIPLITISHDRRFLDSCTNRTIFLRGGQAFDYKYSYSRARELLFEDDKALASQRKKELDELERLQKSAQNLRQIGVDNYSSPALKKAKQIEKKADKLRALLTSVYIAPKREVKLSSSDTHAKRLVLIEKVDIKTPNGVFLFHIEKLEIAQGDRLIILGANGTGKSQFIHHLNRAFEQRDIANKAGISITPTAKLGYIDQHLSNLPLDKTIKDYIHDVSTMDQQRVTSTLVSIGFPYDTQEMKIKDLSLGQRSRLNLLVLRITEPNFYIMDEPTNHLDIDGQEALEREIIEHGASSILVSHDRAFVANLGTKYYEIHKGHLREIASPETFYNSINNEEPIDNSIDKTNRNVENKTISNSINNRKEDGKEIRKLKVDYENSEKRIIELEGEIKLYEDKIQKNLNSEHPYTDENFFIKYSELKKELEQEISNWESLSNLLLQ; translated from the coding sequence ATGACCCAATTAAAATTACATAAAGTCAGTTTTGGATATACAGATTTATTATTTGAGAATATAGATTTTTCTATTTCTGATAAAGACCGAATTGGAATTGTCGGAGATAATGGGTCTGGTAAATCAACACTATTGAAATGTATAGCGGGAATAATTCCTGATTATGAAGGACAAATAGAAAAACCCAAAAACATAAGGTTTGGATTTATTGAACAGGATGTTCCAGAAGAAATCAAGAATCTTACCCTTTATGATGCTATAGCGGATAAAATTCCAAAAGAGGAACAAAGTTATAATCTTTGGAAAGTTGATGTTACTTTAGACCTCTTTAAAGCTCCAGAAGTTATTCGCCAAAGAATTATTAAAGAGTTAAGTGGCGGTTGGCAAAGATTGGCCTTATTAGCTAGGGTTTCTATGTCTAATCCAGACGTTTTGCTTCTTGATGAGCCAACTAATCACTTAGATATTGGTAAAATCCTTGTCATGGAAGAATGGTTAAAAACGGAAGTATCCGACATCCCATTAATAACCATTAGCCATGATAGAAGATTTCTCGATTCTTGTACGAACCGGACTATTTTCTTGAGAGGCGGACAGGCATTTGATTATAAATATTCATATTCCAGAGCTCGTGAATTATTATTTGAAGATGACAAGGCCTTAGCTAGTCAACGAAAAAAGGAATTAGATGAATTAGAACGCCTCCAAAAAAGCGCCCAAAATCTTCGTCAAATAGGTGTTGATAATTATAGCTCTCCAGCATTAAAAAAAGCTAAACAAATAGAAAAAAAAGCTGATAAACTCAGAGCATTATTAACTTCAGTTTATATTGCTCCAAAACGTGAAGTTAAACTTAGTAGTAGCGACACACATGCAAAGCGTCTAGTGTTAATTGAAAAAGTTGATATAAAGACTCCAAATGGTGTGTTTTTATTTCATATTGAAAAATTAGAAATTGCTCAAGGTGATAGATTAATAATTTTAGGTGCCAATGGGACTGGTAAATCTCAATTTATTCATCATTTAAATCGCGCATTTGAACAACGCGATATTGCCAATAAAGCAGGCATATCAATAACACCAACTGCAAAATTAGGCTATATAGATCAACATTTATCTAATTTACCTTTGGATAAAACTATTAAAGATTATATTCATGATGTTTCCACCATGGATCAACAAAGAGTAACCAGCACTTTGGTATCTATTGGATTTCCTTATGACACCCAGGAAATGAAAATTAAAGACTTAAGTTTGGGACAACGATCCCGTTTAAATTTATTGGTTTTGAGAATTACTGAACCAAATTTCTATATCATGGATGAACCAACAAATCACCTTGATATTGATGGTCAAGAAGCATTGGAACGAGAAATAATTGAACATGGTGCATCAAGCATTTTAGTTTCCCATGATAGAGCCTTTGTTGCCAATCTTGGAACAAAGTATTACGAAATTCATAAAGGTCATTTAAGGGAAATTGCGTCTCCAGAAACATTTTATAATTCAATAAATAATGAAGAGCCTATAGATAATTCAATAGACAAAACTAATCGAAATGTAGAAAACAAAACAATAAGCAATAGTATCAACAATAGAAAAGAAGATGGCAAAGAAATTCGAAAGCTAAAAGTTGATTATGAAAATAGTGAAAAAAGAATAATAGAACTTGAAGGAGAGATTAAGCTATATGAGGATAAAATTCAAAAAAACCTAAATTCAGAACATCCTTATACAGACGAAAACTTCTTTATTAAATATTCTGAGTTGAAAAAGGAACTCGAACAAGAAATATCAAATTGGGAAAGTCTTTCGAATCTATTATTGCAATAA